In Planctobacterium marinum, the DNA window GTCAACAGCATTTGCGCATATTGTCTGGTTTGTATGGCTTGTTACGTCCGTTGGATTTAATGCAGCCTTATCGTCTTGAAATGGGCACTAAACTGGATACCGATAAAGGTAAAAACCTGTATGAGTTCTGGGGAGAGCAAATTACAGATAAGCTCAATGAAGCCTTAGCAGAGCAGGGCGATAACGTGCTGGTGAACCTGGCGTCAAATGAGTATTTCAAATCTGTCAAACCGAAAAAGCTACAAGCCCAGATTTATACGCCGGTATTTAAAGATGCCAAAAATGGCCAATATAAAGTAATCAGCTTTTTTGCCAAAAAAGCCCGCGGCCTGATGGCTCGCTACATCTTGGAAAATCAGGTGTATGAAGTGGCCCAGCTCAAAGCCTTTGATTCAGCGGGTTATTACTTCAGTGAAGAATCAAGTAAAGGCAATGAGTTGGTGTTTTTGAGGGAAGAGCAGGCTTAGAGGGGCCTTTTATCTTAAAGCGGTCATCAATTTAGCAATTATTGTGTGACCGCTTAAAGAAAGTTATGGGCGATGACTAATCCTGTTTCATGCAGGCAAAATCATTACATTGCCATATCAATAGCAGTATCAATAATCTCTCCTACGATGACGTTTGGTTCGGAACCATCCTTTCCAAGTGCCGCCTTGCCGGTCAGTGAAATAACACAATTACCATTGCCTAAGCCTTTCAAGGGATTTTCCCATTTGATTTTGCCCCCATCAGGGCAAATACAATATAAAGTGCCATTTAGATAGACAATTAGGTCTTCAGAATAAACCACCACGGTGGGCTTGCCCCAATCATTTTTGATTTTGGTGCGCCATTGTTCTTCACCACTATCCTGATTTAAACAAACGACATGCCCCTTAATTCCAAGAAATATCTTTTTCATAACTCTTCCTGGTTTAGCCCATGGTTAATGAGATTCTGACGGAGCGCGTGAATCTTTCCTAAGTAAAAACGGTATGACTGAGAATGCAAATAACAATTCAATAGTCAGGGCGACAAAAATACTCTGAGCCGGAATACCGTCTATAATTATTCCAATTAATCTGAACACAGAAAATGACGCAAAAATAAGCGCAGCAATAATTATGGATGTGTACTCTATTTGCTTAAAGAAAGCTCCTGCGAGAATAAAAAAACCGAATACGAATATGGTTCCACCCATCCCCCTCATTTCACTCAGAGCTTCTGTACTGAACTGGGAATTATTGAAGAACTGATTAAGGTAATCAACCGGCATCAGGCCGATATAAAACCCCACCAGTAACAATACAAATCCTGCAAAAAATAGATACGTTTTACGCTTATTAATAGCCATTGTTTGTCTCCTCAATTGATAAAAGTTCCCAAGCACCAGAGCGCCTGGTGCTTTCAATGTATTGCTGAAATGACGTTGGCTCTCTTCCTAAAACTCGCTCTAAATCTGATGTAAGGTATTCGTTTCGACCGTCCAAAAGTTCTTCGAACAGATATCGTGTCAATTTTATTTCCTCTTCTGCTATACCGAATTTGGCCAACTCAGACAAGTATGTATCTAGAGGGATGTGCGTAGCTGTTACATCAACCTTCAAGTTATTGCTGAAAATTTCCGCTATTTTTTTGAAGCTAAGAAGCTCGGGGCCAGTAATCTCATAAATGTGGTTGTCTGGGCTCTCATCTAATAGTGAATGATAAACAACTTCAGCAATGTCACTTGCATCAATAAACGGCTCTTTAACACCATTCACAGGAACCACAATTTCACCGTTTAAAATGCTGTCCAGGAAGACACCTTCGCTGAAGTTTTGTGAAAACCAACTGGTTCTTACAATCGTTGCTGGAATGTCACTTTTAAGGACTACAGTTTCACACTTCCTGGACTCAGCCTCACCTCGCCCAGTCAACAACACAATGCGACGCATTGAATTTTTTTCACATAGCTCAATGAATCGACTCAATTTTGCAGACATGTTCGATAACGCTAGATTTGGCGGAATAATGATATAGGCACTATCAACCCCGGTAATGGCTTGTTGCCAAGTATTTTCATCTTCCCAATCAAATTTTATTCTTGTGCTTCTGGATGCTATTCTCACCAAGTATTCGGAGCGTTGGAGTAGCTCAACTACTCGGCGTCCAGTCTTACTTTTGGGCGCAGTTATAAGTGCTATTTTGTGTTCCACGGTATTCATCCTATGCCGGTTAAGTATTTACGTGGAATAATTGTCTGCCGAAATTAGCGAATGATGAATGTCAGAAAGAACTTGAATATGTGCAGATCGTTCATTATTTTTTAGTGATGAGCACCGCTAAATATAACGAGCTACTGCACTACCTTAAACTTGAGAGTGTCTACTACAGCCGCTCGCTCTTTGGTGGCGTGAACTGGGCGGTAAATGTTCCAGCCTATCCTGATACTAGTATGTTCCACATACTGGTTTCAGGTTCCTGTTTGGTTAAGTTAGACCAGATTGAATTGCTCCTGAAACCCGGTGACGTTGTATTCTTTCCCGCAGCAAAAGGACACTTTGTTATGGGAAATGAGAATACAGACGCATCAGATTTATATAGTCTTCCTGTGAAGAAAATAAGCGATTTATATGAAACTCTCGAACTGAATAGCGAAGCTAGTGAAAAGACGGTTTTGTTATGTGGTGTCGTTAAAATTCGCCATCCTTCTGGGGAAATGTTGTTGAATGATATGCCTCCAATAATCCATGTACAGAGAGAGCATCATTTATTTAGTTCCGTCATGGAAGGCATAGTTAACTTGATTTTTCAGGAAGCAGAAGCCAATTTTCTTGGCGGCGAAACTGTGATAACGAGATTGGTGGATATCCTGATGATTCAAACAATTCGTCAATGGGTAATGAAAGGAGACGAGTACCATGGCCAATGGCTTAAAGCCTTGAAGGATCCCAAAATTGGAAAGTCGTTATCTCTGATTCACCAGCATCCAGAGATAACTTGGACTATTGAATCATTAGGAAAAGACGTAGGCATGTCCAGAACGGCTTTCGCGACCCAATTTACTTTATTGGTTGGGGATACGCCAATGAACTACCTGACATCCTGGCGCATGAATCTTGCGGAGTTACGCATTAAAAGTGGCGAGAAAGTAACACTAGATTTCATTGAGAGTCTTGGTTACCAATCTGAATCTTCTTTCAGGAGAGCATTTAAAAAGATAAAAGGTTACACGACGTCTAACATTCCCAAAGAGTTACCAATTTAAGCTTTACTTGGTTCATCAACATTTTCTGATTTTGCAGGGAGCAAAAATCAGCCAAAAATCAGCAGCAAATCAGGTGATTTAAACCCTCTATCATTAAGCTTCACCCTGTCGAATAACTGTTCCTGCATTTAAAAAACTCATGAATTCATAAGGGAGTCAAAATCGTGAAATTTCAGTTACCTTCAATAGCAACGTTGTTGGGGTGTTTGTTTATTAGTTTTACAAGTTCCGCCACAGATGAGCCCGGTATTGGCAACGACCAATATTTGGGACAAAAGCCGCCCGGCCTGGTGCCAGAGTTATTTGCACCAGATCTGATCAAAACCGAGCATCGGGAAGCCGCAGCTGCGTTTTCGCCGGATTTAAAAGAGTTTTATTTCCGCAGAAGGGGCGGTGAATACGAGAGGAACACATTAGTTGTGGTGCGCAAAACTAATGGTCAATGGACTGAATCCGTTTTACCTCCTTGGGCGGGTGAGCCTTTTGTTTCCCTCGACAATAAAAGGCTATATCTGGGCAGAAAATTCAGAGAGCGCACGAGTTCTGGATGGTCAGAAGTGCAAAGTCATGCTGAACCTTTGTCAGATTTGCCAATTATGCGCATGACCGTCTCATCTAACGGAACCTGGTTTTTTGATGAGGCATCAGAAGCGCCCATCCGCTACTCGAGGTTAATAGATGGAAAACGCGAAGAGCCGAGGGATTTGGATATTGAATTTGGCCCTTGGAATGCACACCCCTATATCGCACCTGATGAATCCTATTTAATTTGGGATGATCAGAGAGAAAGTGGAAATGGTGGTCCAGATCTCTATATCAGTTTTCGCCAGAAAGACAATTCCTGGGGAGAGGCTATTCACTTGGGAGACGAGATAAATACCGAGTATAACGAAGCCTATGGCAGTGTATCTCCTGATGGAAAATACTTTTTCTTCCACAGAAGTTATGGTGGTGACACAGGTGACATTTATTGGATGGATGCACAATTTATTAACGAGCTTAGGCCCCAATAAACAGTTAAAATAGTCTTTGCAATGTTGGCTGATATGTTTAGCAAATGCTGACGATAATCATCGAAAGG includes these proteins:
- the yaaA gene encoding peroxide stress protein YaaA: MLVVISPAKNLDYDTPATTSAYTQPDLLEPAQALINRCKKLAPQDISSLMHISDKLALLNAERYATWHTPFTQDNAKQAVLAFNGDVYTGLDAPSLSEETLQYSQQHLRILSGLYGLLRPLDLMQPYRLEMGTKLDTDKGKNLYEFWGEQITDKLNEALAEQGDNVLVNLASNEYFKSVKPKKLQAQIYTPVFKDAKNGQYKVISFFAKKARGLMARYILENQVYEVAQLKAFDSAGYYFSEESSKGNELVFLREEQA
- a CDS encoding PQQ-binding-like beta-propeller repeat protein; its protein translation is MKKIFLGIKGHVVCLNQDSGEEQWRTKIKNDWGKPTVVVYSEDLIVYLNGTLYCICPDGGKIKWENPLKGLGNGNCVISLTGKAALGKDGSEPNVIVGEIIDTAIDMAM
- a CDS encoding DUF4345 domain-containing protein; translation: MAINKRKTYLFFAGFVLLLVGFYIGLMPVDYLNQFFNNSQFSTEALSEMRGMGGTIFVFGFFILAGAFFKQIEYTSIIIAALIFASFSVFRLIGIIIDGIPAQSIFVALTIELLFAFSVIPFLLRKDSRAPSESH
- a CDS encoding NmrA family NAD(P)-binding protein, with translation MEHKIALITAPKSKTGRRVVELLQRSEYLVRIASRSTRIKFDWEDENTWQQAITGVDSAYIIIPPNLALSNMSAKLSRFIELCEKNSMRRIVLLTGRGEAESRKCETVVLKSDIPATIVRTSWFSQNFSEGVFLDSILNGEIVVPVNGVKEPFIDASDIAEVVYHSLLDESPDNHIYEITGPELLSFKKIAEIFSNNLKVDVTATHIPLDTYLSELAKFGIAEEEIKLTRYLFEELLDGRNEYLTSDLERVLGREPTSFQQYIESTRRSGAWELLSIEETNNGY
- a CDS encoding AraC family transcriptional regulator, coding for MQIVHYFLVMSTAKYNELLHYLKLESVYYSRSLFGGVNWAVNVPAYPDTSMFHILVSGSCLVKLDQIELLLKPGDVVFFPAAKGHFVMGNENTDASDLYSLPVKKISDLYETLELNSEASEKTVLLCGVVKIRHPSGEMLLNDMPPIIHVQREHHLFSSVMEGIVNLIFQEAEANFLGGETVITRLVDILMIQTIRQWVMKGDEYHGQWLKALKDPKIGKSLSLIHQHPEITWTIESLGKDVGMSRTAFATQFTLLVGDTPMNYLTSWRMNLAELRIKSGEKVTLDFIESLGYQSESSFRRAFKKIKGYTTSNIPKELPI